The window ATCGACTGTTGTAGAGCTTATAGGGGAATCCCTTGAGGTATGTGTCCTTAATCCCGAGATCGCGGGCAAAACCCTTGAAGAGCTTGCCCGTTACAAGGATGGCGCGCATGGTGTTTTCCTGAGAAAGATAACAAGGCAAGGCTCCGAACTGCCCATACTAAGCGGCACAGTCATAAACAAATGCGATATAATTCAGCTTGTAGGCGAGAAAAGCGACGTAGACCGCGTTGCAAAGGTAATCGGATATGCCGAAAAGCCTACATCCGCTACAGACCTGATCATGGTCGGCATGGGGTGTGCGATAGGCACTCTTATCGGCCTCCTGGTGCTTCCCGTTGCAGGCATACCCATAACTCTGGGCTCGGCCGGCGGTATCCTTTTCGCAGGACTTGTCTTCGGTTGGCTGCGCTCAAAGAGACCGACCTTCGGCCGGATACCCGAGGGCGGACAATGGCTGTTGAATGACCTGGGGCTTAATCTGTTCATCGCCTGCATCGGACTTGCTTCCGGCAGGCAGGCCCTTCATGCGCTTCAAGCTTCCGGACTGTCCGTATTCCTGGCCGGAGCCGTACTGGCGATTATCCCTATTATTATAGGCCTTATATTCGGAAGATATCTCCTTAAAATGAATCCCGTGCTGCTGCTTGGCGCCCTTACCGGTGCGCGGGTTATTCCTGCCGCGCTCAATACACTTCAGGATGATGCAGAAAGCAATACCCCGGTGATCGGTTTTGCAGCGCCCTTTGCATTTGCAAATGTATTCCTTACCGTCATGGGAAGTGTGATTATAAACATTATGTGAGTTTGTTTACCCGGCTGACGCGCCGCCGGCTTTTACTTCTCCCTGTTGACCATGGAAAGGAAATAATCGATAAAAACAGGATTGTCAGTTAGTTCGGGGTGAAATGTCGAAAGAAGGATATTGCCTGATCGAACTGAAACGATGTGGCCGTCAAGCTCGCTCAGAATCTCGCAGGAATCGTTTACCCTGGTTATCCTCGGCGCACGGATGAAAACCATGGGAATTTGTTTTTCAAGAAATGAACCGTTTTTAACAAAACTGTCGAGCTGGGCACCATAGGCATTTCTTTCAATATTTACATCAATGCATTCAAGGATACCGCCCTTTGACAGCAGGATGACGCCGGCACACGTCCCCCATACCGGCAGGCCCGTTTTGAT of the Desulfomonilia bacterium genome contains:
- the pdxT gene encoding pyridoxal 5'-phosphate synthase glutaminase subunit PdxT is translated as MIGILALQGDVVEHANKLAERGIPYKYIRYPEHLEGIKGLILPGGESTTLTKLIRLAGLVEPLKKLIKTGLPVWGTCAGVILLSKGGILECIDVNIERNAYGAQLDSFVKNGSFLEKQIPMVFIRAPRITRVNDSCEILSELDGHIVSVRSGNILLSTFHPELTDNPVFIDYFLSMVNREK